The Brachyspira hyodysenteriae ATCC 27164 genome includes a window with the following:
- a CDS encoding DUF2441 domain-containing protein, whose product MKEYFRVINEDDLKCNCDISTDAYNYHNSLNKYYGYDSYLQEFEQIYKLYDPNLKIKSNTMFGEFILEKIRKEYFNEKLSRLESCFVFENKNQAMDYIFSKQNRINLIIVKVIPSDNCIFDEYDISILNEKGPKCHILKDYIDLANDYWSISKQYIKEKEIFFKGTFRIEEF is encoded by the coding sequence ATGAAAGAGTATTTTAGAGTAATAAATGAAGATGATTTAAAATGCAATTGTGATATTAGTACAGATGCATATAATTATCATAATTCATTAAATAAATATTATGGATATGATTCTTATTTACAAGAATTTGAACAAATATACAAATTGTATGATCCTAATTTAAAAATAAAATCTAACACTATGTTTGGTGAATTTATTTTAGAAAAAATAAGGAAAGAATATTTCAATGAAAAATTAAGTAGACTTGAATCATGTTTTGTATTTGAAAATAAAAATCAAGCTATGGATTATATTTTTAGTAAACAAAATAGAATTAATTTAATTATTGTGAAAGTTATTCCAAGTGATAATTGTATATTTGATGAATATGATATTTCTATATTGAATGAAAAAGGTCCTAAGTGTCATATTTTAAAAGATTATATAGATTTGGCTAATGATTATTGGAGTATATCAAAACAATATATAAAAGAAAAGGAAATATTTTTTAAAGGTACTTTTAGAATTGAAGAATTTTGA
- a CDS encoding Bor/Iss family lipoprotein has translation MTKFIILLLAVSIFALSCAQHRHLIGKGPQTGVTLTRKQWYALWGAVPINDVDVEKLAGGAENYEIYTRSNAGDFFINLLTGIIGFTSRTVTVRK, from the coding sequence ATGACTAAATTCATAATTTTATTATTAGCTGTTTCAATATTTGCTCTATCATGTGCTCAGCATAGGCATTTAATTGGAAAAGGTCCTCAAACCGGAGTTACATTGACAAGAAAACAATGGTATGCACTTTGGGGAGCTGTACCTATAAATGATGTTGATGTTGAAAAATTAGCAGGCGGAGCTGAAAATTATGAAATATATACTAGAAGCAATGCCGGTGATTTCTTTATTAATCTATTAACAGGAATAATCGGATTTACAAGCAGAACTGTAACTGTAAGAAAATAG